CCCGCCGAACCTGTTGACGTGGAGGAGGCTGCTATAGGGGAGGAGGTTGTTAACGTGGAGGAGGATGCTATAGGGGTGGAGGTTGTTGATGTGGAGGTGGCTCCAATAGAGGTGGTTGTTGACGTGGAGAATGTTACGGAAGAGGCTGCTATAGGGGAGGCTTCTGTAGAAGAGGTTGTTCACGTGGAGGACCGGGAGGAGGCTGTCGTAAAATATGCTACACGGGGCTGATAACGTGAAGAGCCTCTCGTAACAGAAACCTTGCACATTTCTCGCATTCATTATGGATGCTGGATTGTGTGTGGGTTGTGTAAATAATTTACTTATGTCGTGTGTGAATTGTGTGTGTGAATTGTGATAATTGTTTTTAATTGTGCATTGTAATAATTAACTTATATTGCGGATTGTAATAATTAAATACCATTTGTAGTGCCAGATTTGATGTTTTTCATTAAAACTCATGGAACATCAACGGTTTAAACATGGCTTGTAGTTTTAgcaaatttaaattataacaGAGATAATCCAAAAAAACTACCAATTACCCATTGTGTTTTACAACCTTAATCCATAAAACGACACAAAACGATCATTAGAATACTCAAACATGACTAACTTATGATTACTATTTTGCCAACAAATAATATCCTAACATATAGGAATACCTTTTTAAtagcaaaaaaaatattagtctggcataaaatatttaactgtgTTTACTAAAAATACTAGTATGTTATAAAATATCGACACTTATTTAAAACATTAGTATGCCAAAAAATAGGTAACtatacttttaaaaaaatattgatatgACATAAATTATACGTAGTCAACAAAATCGTTGAATATAtactatacaagttcaaatagtCCTATGTCTACAGCCTCACGTCACATTGGTCACTAGAAGTAAATGCCAAACCTTTAAAAAAATGGTCACCATTTCGATTCTTACTTAGATTTTATTTATTGCCCTTAACTTTTACAATAATGCTAAgttgttttaaatttattttaatcagTACACTAAATATTTTACTCATAACTTTTCT
This Spinacia oleracea cultivar Varoflay chromosome 6, BTI_SOV_V1, whole genome shotgun sequence DNA region includes the following protein-coding sequences:
- the LOC110793440 gene encoding B3 domain-containing protein REM1-like encodes the protein MANTPREWHIAIWRAKEFLYIGAGWEHFVDDLHLREGDVLYFYYAGLGVFHVRVYNTDMVERFFEEPAEPVDVEEAAIGEEVVNVEEDAIGVEVVDVEVAPIEVVVDVENVTEEAAIGEASVEEVVHVEDREEAVVKYATRG